The following are from one region of the Actinoplanes sp. L3-i22 genome:
- a CDS encoding TniB family NTP-binding protein has product MTARPLPATPTSAFLLPAGIPDRETVNGWTHWRQTRHAFVPAPALTLAEYRMLSPRDRQLHDLHRAATHANLPLQDTPMSTAVARLMRSRLRTNALKHRPTTRPGLMITGGGYQGKTETACEIAAAFEDAWLDLNQQLNPAAVPGSRDLHAPVAYVQTPVTAKPKSTCQAILDFFGADHRKMTLPQLTRAVRQSLHDHGTRVLLLDDITRLKMHRADDQDTLDLIRALMSTNTTLVLIGVNIPGSGLLREGCQDPGTGQWAFPAPARHHHDDPATQTERRFDLVQLDPFAYDTAAHIQAWVDHLTGLEQHLRLLHATPGMLTGGVMPEYLFRRTGGVVGLLERLIEQGCTEALDTGVEALTEALLDTVTISLGNDHGRDPAAGEVPAVPEKPPPRRRSRNTVFDDHGPAAATA; this is encoded by the coding sequence ATGACGGCCCGCCCGCTGCCGGCCACGCCGACCTCGGCGTTCCTGCTGCCTGCCGGCATCCCGGACCGGGAAACGGTCAACGGCTGGACGCACTGGCGCCAGACCCGCCATGCGTTCGTGCCCGCGCCTGCGTTGACTCTGGCCGAGTATCGGATGCTGAGCCCTCGCGACCGGCAACTACACGATCTTCATCGGGCTGCCACGCACGCGAACCTGCCGCTGCAGGACACACCGATGAGTACCGCGGTGGCCCGGCTGATGCGATCGCGGCTGCGGACCAACGCACTCAAACACCGGCCCACGACCCGTCCGGGCCTGATGATCACCGGCGGTGGCTACCAAGGCAAGACCGAGACGGCCTGCGAGATCGCCGCCGCGTTCGAAGACGCCTGGCTTGACCTGAACCAGCAGCTCAACCCGGCCGCGGTGCCCGGCAGCAGGGACCTGCACGCCCCGGTCGCGTACGTGCAGACACCGGTCACCGCGAAACCGAAAAGCACCTGCCAGGCAATCCTGGACTTCTTCGGCGCCGATCACCGCAAGATGACCCTGCCCCAGCTGACCCGCGCCGTCCGGCAGTCCCTGCACGACCACGGCACCCGGGTCCTGCTGCTCGACGACATCACCCGGCTCAAGATGCACCGGGCCGACGACCAGGACACTCTCGACCTGATTCGCGCGCTGATGAGCACGAATACCACCCTGGTCCTGATCGGGGTGAACATCCCCGGCTCCGGGCTGCTGCGCGAGGGCTGCCAGGATCCCGGGACAGGCCAATGGGCGTTCCCCGCGCCGGCGCGACATCACCACGACGACCCGGCCACCCAGACCGAACGTCGATTCGACCTGGTGCAACTCGACCCGTTCGCCTACGACACCGCAGCGCATATCCAGGCCTGGGTCGATCACCTCACCGGCCTGGAACAGCACTTGCGGCTCTTGCACGCCACACCCGGCATGCTTACCGGCGGTGTCATGCCCGAATACCTGTTCCGGCGCACCGGAGGCGTCGTCGGGCTGCTGGAACGCCTCATCGAACAAGGCTGCACGGAAGCCCTGGACACCGGCGTCGAAGCCCTCACCGAGGCCCTGCTCGACACGGTCACGATCAGCCTCGGCAACGACCATGGCCGCGACCCGGCCGCCGGCGAGGTCCCTGCCGTTCCCGAGAAGCCGCCGCCACGGCGTCGTAGCCGCAACACTGTCTTCGACGACCACGGCCCCGCCGCGGCCACCGCATGA
- a CDS encoding recombinase family protein, which yields MPALDRLGRSLQDLITTVGGLRKQDVGFRSLHENLDTTTPGGRLIFHVFAALAEFIRELIVSGTHEGLAAARARGRVGGRPSVISPEILRAARDMLPNPEASVASIAKLLGVSPGTLYNHIPELRELRAAGRARAAAITA from the coding sequence GTGCCCGCGCTCGACCGGCTCGGCCGGTCCTTGCAGGACCTCATCACGACCGTCGGCGGCCTGCGTAAGCAGGACGTCGGGTTCCGCAGCCTGCACGAAAACCTCGACACCACCACCCCGGGCGGCCGGCTGATCTTCCACGTCTTCGCCGCGCTGGCCGAGTTCATCCGCGAGCTGATCGTCTCCGGTACCCACGAGGGCCTGGCCGCCGCCCGCGCCCGGGGCCGGGTCGGCGGCCGGCCCAGCGTGATCAGCCCGGAGATCCTGCGGGCCGCCCGGGACATGCTGCCCAACCCCGAGGCCAGCGTCGCCTCCATCGCCAAGCTGCTCGGCGTCAGCCCCGGCACGCTCTACAACCACATCCCCGAGCTGCGCGAGCTCCGCGCCGCCGGCCGGGCCCGGGCCGCGGCGATCACCGCATGA
- a CDS encoding HEAT repeat domain-containing protein codes for MTISVGGWGSGPVRSLEPDTGRRFARHGYAWHSCGHGAPEVVSVVARDPIPRTRAAVNLLVADVGGPGLDTLMECMPSTQEGKKQAARTTVHDLLTGPTKQPREPRWPTIAAVVRACESYHRQHSGRAAHREMVTAGRFAVDQAAALRMLFDRETGAGPAAPFVVARDRYMQRLRERYGRVDLEILMSPADPEKHPVILLDRVFVAQQVRADPPPVEVPREVWQRLAAAGQDADAHLPEQIDQHELEAALRAYRERPSRPVLEVIAEPAGRKAVLLGDPGAGKSTLARYLLLMLVAIHTSGQDADAAGEPDVMRGPLPAGLSKCLPMLVELRTYAEPGWRVGRDGSFLDLIDHLHTSQDVGLPRSVLEPYLDSGGAAVVVFDGLDEVFDLRIREQVTAQIEGFAARYPQARVVVTSRVIGYRRQLLDAAGFEHWMLQDLDQGQIQAFVTGWYDQSCPDDQAEAARLQRRLLAAITASPAVGELAGNPMLLTILAIIGRRRELPRDRLGVYEHAVTLLVEQWDVNRYLRDERIPVDLLDVRDKLELLQLVARHMQDAPGGLAGNHVSGPSLIDWFRSYLEERFGMPAERSIPAARAMLAQFRERNFILARFGSEVYGFVHRAFLEYLAAADLNRRLTDYDLTPEQVLAIYDRRWNDPAWAEVLLLLTGMIPDRIATQAIARLLTADPYWRVRDRLPRHLLLALQATTEIRKTAALAAHAPALTRALTSLLEEAAGHEERNDRTLPDAVKRLSPYLTGVFGLTWLATDLYQCWYRRTGYRLAAHEHTVARTAATVDAALNNDNLDALHHNAANGIWASREAAVQAIAAGWSDDPDTLPWLRERATTDDRSEVRRAAVEAIAAGWADDPDTLPWLRERATTDDDDSVRHAAVQAIAAGWADDPDTLPWLRERATTDDRLEVRRAGVQAIAAGWSDDPAALPWLHQFATTDIVRRAGVQAIAAGRPDDPDTLPWLSHFASNGIVRSAAVQAIAAGWADDPDTLPWLRERATTDDRSEVRRAAVQAIAAGWSDDPDTLPWLRERATTDANWYVRRAAVQAIAAGWSDDPDTLPWLRERATTTDDKSEVRRAAVEAIAVGWPNDPDTLPWLRERATTDDDDSVRRAAVQAIAVGWSDDPDTLPWLRKRATTDDDDSVRHAAVQAIAVGWPNDPDTLPWLRKRATTDDDDSVRHAAVQAIAAGWSDDPDTLPWLRERATNGGDWERLCAVQAIAAGWSDDPDTLPLLRERGATDDGFEEVVREVAMKAIAAGWPDDPDTLPWLRERATNGGDWERLCAVQLITAGWPDDPDTLPSLREYATNRCSLEGARAVEAIAAGWPDDPDTLPWLRERATTSDESEVRQMAVQAIVAGWSDDPDTLPWLRERATNNDDDSVRQVAVQAIVAGWSDDPDTLPWLRERATTGDESEVRQLAVQAIAVGWPDDPDTLPWLRERATTDDDDFVRHAAVQAIAVGWPNDPDTLPLLREYAITDSNDRPLGHVAVGMLGAVWADNPGTRPVLREHHRIQYYRYVR; via the coding sequence ATGACGATCAGCGTCGGCGGGTGGGGGTCCGGTCCGGTCCGGTCTCTGGAACCGGACACCGGACGACGTTTCGCCCGGCATGGATACGCTTGGCATTCCTGTGGTCACGGCGCGCCGGAGGTGGTGAGTGTGGTAGCTCGAGATCCGATCCCCCGGACGCGTGCCGCTGTCAACCTGCTGGTTGCCGATGTCGGCGGCCCGGGGCTGGATACGTTGATGGAATGCATGCCCTCCACCCAGGAGGGGAAGAAACAGGCGGCCCGGACGACGGTGCATGACCTGCTGACCGGTCCGACCAAACAACCGCGTGAGCCGCGGTGGCCGACGATCGCAGCGGTGGTGCGGGCCTGCGAGTCGTATCACCGCCAGCACAGTGGTAGGGCGGCGCATCGGGAGATGGTGACGGCGGGCCGGTTCGCTGTCGACCAGGCCGCCGCGTTGCGGATGTTGTTCGATCGAGAGACCGGTGCGGGGCCGGCGGCGCCGTTCGTGGTGGCCCGGGACAGGTATATGCAGCGGTTGCGGGAGCGGTACGGGCGGGTGGATTTGGAGATCCTCATGTCGCCGGCCGATCCGGAGAAGCATCCGGTGATCCTGCTGGATCGGGTGTTCGTGGCGCAGCAGGTACGGGCAGATCCCCCGCCGGTGGAGGTGCCGCGGGAGGTGTGGCAGCGGCTGGCCGCGGCCGGACAAGATGCTGACGCGCATCTGCCCGAGCAGATCGACCAGCACGAGCTGGAAGCGGCGCTGCGCGCCTACCGGGAACGGCCGTCCCGGCCGGTGCTGGAAGTGATCGCCGAGCCGGCTGGCCGCAAAGCGGTGCTGCTGGGCGATCCCGGGGCGGGTAAGTCAACGCTGGCCCGCTATCTGCTGCTGATGCTGGTGGCCATCCACACCTCGGGCCAGGACGCGGATGCCGCCGGGGAACCGGACGTGATGCGGGGTCCGCTGCCAGCGGGGTTGTCCAAATGTCTGCCAATGCTGGTGGAATTACGCACCTATGCCGAGCCGGGATGGCGGGTCGGGCGTGACGGGTCGTTTCTGGACTTGATCGATCATCTGCATACCAGTCAGGACGTGGGCCTGCCGCGGTCGGTGCTGGAGCCGTATCTGGATTCCGGCGGTGCGGCAGTGGTGGTCTTCGATGGGTTGGACGAGGTGTTCGATCTGCGGATACGGGAGCAGGTCACCGCGCAGATCGAGGGGTTCGCAGCCCGCTACCCGCAGGCCCGGGTGGTGGTGACTTCCCGGGTGATCGGCTACCGGCGGCAACTGCTGGACGCGGCAGGGTTCGAGCACTGGATGCTGCAGGACCTCGATCAGGGCCAGATCCAGGCCTTCGTCACCGGCTGGTACGACCAGTCCTGCCCGGACGATCAAGCGGAGGCGGCGCGGTTGCAAAGGCGGCTGCTAGCCGCGATCACGGCCTCGCCCGCAGTGGGGGAGTTGGCAGGGAACCCGATGCTGCTGACGATCCTGGCGATCATCGGCCGGCGCCGGGAACTGCCGCGGGACCGGCTCGGCGTTTACGAACACGCGGTCACCCTGCTGGTCGAGCAATGGGACGTCAACCGATACCTGCGCGACGAGCGGATTCCCGTCGACCTGCTCGACGTCCGCGACAAACTCGAGTTGCTGCAGTTGGTGGCCCGGCACATGCAGGACGCCCCGGGTGGCCTGGCCGGCAACCACGTATCCGGCCCGAGCCTGATCGACTGGTTCCGTAGCTATCTGGAAGAACGGTTCGGGATGCCCGCCGAGCGGTCCATCCCCGCAGCGCGGGCGATGCTGGCCCAGTTCCGGGAACGTAACTTCATCCTGGCCCGGTTCGGGTCCGAGGTGTACGGGTTCGTCCACCGGGCGTTCCTGGAATACCTTGCCGCCGCCGACCTGAATCGCCGCCTGACCGACTACGACCTCACTCCCGAACAGGTGCTGGCCATCTACGACCGTCGGTGGAACGATCCAGCCTGGGCCGAGGTGTTGCTCCTACTCACCGGCATGATCCCGGATCGAATCGCTACCCAGGCCATCGCTCGGCTCCTAACCGCCGACCCCTACTGGCGGGTACGCGACAGGCTCCCCCGGCATCTGTTGCTCGCCCTGCAGGCCACCACCGAGATCCGCAAGACTGCTGCCCTGGCCGCCCACGCACCCGCCCTGACCCGTGCCCTGACCAGCCTGCTCGAAGAAGCTGCCGGCCACGAGGAAAGAAACGACCGGACACTCCCCGACGCGGTCAAACGGCTTAGCCCATACCTGACCGGCGTCTTCGGCCTCACCTGGCTTGCCACCGACCTCTACCAGTGCTGGTACCGCCGGACCGGCTATCGGCTGGCCGCTCATGAACATACCGTGGCCCGGACCGCCGCCACCGTTGACGCAGCACTCAACAACGACAACCTCGACGCCCTCCACCACAATGCCGCGAACGGCATCTGGGCTAGCCGCGAAGCGGCGGTGCAGGCGATCGCGGCCGGCTGGTCCGACGATCCTGACACCCTGCCCTGGTTGCGTGAGCGCGCCACCACCGACGACAGGTCGGAGGTGCGGCGGGCGGCGGTGGAGGCGATCGCGGCCGGCTGGGCCGACGATCCTGACACCCTGCCCTGGCTACGCGAGCGCGCCACCACCGACGACGACGATTCTGTGCGGCACGCGGCGGTCCAGGCGATCGCGGCCGGCTGGGCCGACGATCCTGACACCCTGCCCTGGCTACGCGAGCGCGCCACCACCGACGACAGGTTGGAGGTGCGGCGGGCGGGGGTGCAGGCGATCGCAGCCGGCTGGTCCGACGATCCCGCCGCCCTGCCGTGGCTTCACCAGTTCGCCACCACCGACATCGTGCGGCGGGCGGGGGTGCAGGCGATCGCAGCCGGCAGGCCCGACGATCCCGACACCCTGCCCTGGCTGAGCCATTTCGCCTCCAACGGCATCGTGCGGTCGGCGGCGGTGCAGGCGATCGCGGCCGGCTGGGCCGACGATCCTGACACCCTGCCCTGGCTACGCGAGCGCGCCACCACCGACGACAGGTCGGAGGTGCGGCGGGCGGCGGTGCAGGCGATCGCGGCCGGCTGGTCCGACGATCCTGACACCCTGCCCTGGTTGCGTGAGCGCGCCACCACCGATGCCAACTGGTATGTGCGGCGGGCGGCGGTGCAGGCGATCGCGGCCGGCTGGTCCGACGATCCTGACACCCTGCCCTGGCTACGCGAGCGCGCCACCACCACCGACGACAAGTCGGAGGTGCGGCGGGCGGCGGTGGAGGCGATCGCGGTCGGTTGGCCTAACGATCCTGACACCCTGCCCTGGTTGCGCGAGCGCGCAACCACCGACGACGACGATTCTGTGCGGCGGGCGGCGGTGCAGGCGATCGCGGTCGGGTGGTCCGACGATCCTGACACCCTGCCCTGGTTGCGCAAGCGCGCCACCACCGACGACGACGATTCTGTGCGGCACGCGGCGGTGCAGGCGATCGCGGTCGGTTGGCCTAACGATCCTGACACCCTGCCCTGGTTGCGCAAGCGCGCCACCACCGACGACGACGATTCTGTGCGGCACGCGGCGGTGCAGGCAATCGCGGCCGGGTGGTCCGACGATCCTGACACCCTGCCCTGGCTACGCGAGCGCGCCACCAACGGCGGCGACTGGGAGCGGCTGTGCGCGGTGCAGGCGATCGCGGCCGGGTGGTCCGACGATCCTGACACCCTGCCCTTGTTGCGCGAGCGTGGCGCCACCGATGACGGCTTCGAGGAGGTGGTGCGGGAGGTGGCGATGAAGGCGATCGCGGCCGGTTGGCCCGACGATCCTGACACCCTGCCCTGGCTACGCGAGCGCGCCACCAACGGCGGCGACTGGGAGCGGCTGTGCGCGGTGCAGTTGATCACGGCCGGTTGGCCCGACGATCCTGACACCCTGCCCTCGTTGCGCGAGTACGCCACCAACAGGTGCAGTCTTGAGGGGGCGAGGGCGGTGGAGGCGATCGCGGCCGGTTGGCCCGACGATCCTGACACTCTGCCCTGGCTACGCGAGCGCGCCACCACCTCCGACGAGTCGGAGGTGCGGCAGATGGCGGTGCAGGCGATCGTGGCTGGCTGGTCCGACGATCCTGACACGCTGCCCTGGTTGCGCGAGCGCGCCACCAACAACGACGACGATTCTGTGCGGCAGGTGGCGGTGCAGGCGATCGTGGCTGGCTGGTCCGACGATCCTGACACCCTGCCCTGGTTGCGCGAGCGCGCCACCACCGGCGACGAGTCGGAGGTGCGGCAGTTGGCGGTGCAGGCGATCGCGGTCGGTTGGCCCGACGATCCTGACACCCTGCCCTGGTTGCGCGAGCGCGCCACCACCGACGACGACGATTTTGTGCGGCACGCGGCGGTGCAGGCGATCGCGGTCGGTTGGCCTAACGATCCTGACACCCTGCCCTTGTTGCGCGAGTACGCCATCACCGACTCCAACGACCGTCCTTTGGGGCATGTGGCGGTGGGGATGCTCGGGGCCGTTTGGGCCGATAATCCTGGAACCCGGCCGGTGTTGCGCGAGCACCATAGAATCCAATATTACCGATATGTCCGGTAG